From the genome of Desulfurobacterium indicum:
ATATATTCCAGAACCCTGATGACCAACTGTTCTCACCAACCGTAGAAGAAGATATAGCATTCGGTCCACTAAATTTAGGAATATCAAGAACAGAAATACCTAAAATCATAGACAACGTTCTATCAACCCTTGGAATATTCCACCTTAAGAACAAAATGACATACAAACTATCAGGAGGAGAAAAGAGGCTAGTATCAATCGCATCTGTTCTATCAATGAACCCGGAAGCACTTATAATGGATGAACCAACAGTTGGAGTAGATAACGAAAAGATGAAATTGCTCATAAAATTTTTAAAAACCACTGACAAGTCAATAATAATGATAACTCACAATAAAGAAGTCGTTGAGGAATTAGGCTGGCCAATGTATAAATTGGAAAACGGATATCTTAACTATATAGAATAATTTTCTAACTCAATTCAGTCATTTTTAGCTTGCTAATGTTAATCTTCTCACTTCCATTCTTCCTACAATTCTCCAGTTTTTACTTGCGAAATAATTTCAATTGACATAGATTAATAAA
Proteins encoded in this window:
- a CDS encoding energy-coupling factor ABC transporter ATP-binding protein, with translation MEILKVENLTVKRNGKIIFKNINLNLRKKEKFFIIGPNGAGKTTLIETIIGFIKPDTGRIFLKGKEVKTEDDFYNLRTTVGYIFQNPDDQLFSPTVEEDIAFGPLNLGISRTEIPKIIDNVLSTLGIFHLKNKMTYKLSGGEKRLVSIASVLSMNPEALIMDEPTVGVDNEKMKLLIKFLKTTDKSIIMITHNKEVVEELGWPMYKLENGYLNYIE